One window from the genome of [Clostridium] celerecrescens 18A encodes:
- a CDS encoding ABC-F family ATP-binding cassette domain-containing protein, with product MLYQIKDGTVIAGGSLILSHIDFEIHGMEKVAVVGNNGAGKTTLLKLIAGELDLDRDDKREGPGITSSRKLTVGYLKQQTFDDKDRTVEEELLSSCPIGDPFARERFEYEREYDTLFTGFGFTMEDKKKRISQFSGGEQTKIALIRYLLLKPDILLLDEPTNHLDIQATEWLEQYMKQYEKAVVMVSHDRFFLDQTVSVVYELSGKRLTRYPGNYTHYREEKRKAVRIQTKAYERQQEEIKRLNDLVERFKNKPRKASFARAKRKAMERMGQAVKPVEDDIHMFTGPLEPAFLGSKWVLEAEHLKIGYDHPLMELTMRIRRGQKIGILGPNGAGKSTFLKTVAGLIPPVTGEYSLGNQITIGYFDQHSSEIDSDKSVAQHFHDLFPALTEKEVRSILGAYLFGGKEAGKRVGLLSGGEKARLVLAELLQSRPNFLILDEPTNHMDIRAKETLESALRAYTGTILFVSHDRYFISRVAESVLIFEKQSAFYYPFGYEHYLEGRRRAEKGEGLAAQIRAEEQALIAGMRAVPKAEKHRLREIPVEEAYLDWKLGLVLERLLPAEDRVMVLTAAMEEMKERWLGSEEFWKEETWDESGRYEELKEEQQKAWENWNELCLEWFDTAYEEGM from the coding sequence ATGTTGTATCAGATAAAGGATGGGACAGTCATTGCCGGAGGCAGTCTGATCCTGTCGCATATTGACTTTGAAATACACGGCATGGAAAAAGTTGCGGTGGTAGGAAACAATGGAGCCGGAAAAACCACACTTTTAAAACTGATAGCCGGGGAATTGGATCTGGACCGGGATGATAAACGGGAAGGCCCTGGAATCACCAGTTCCAGAAAGCTGACGGTCGGATATTTAAAACAGCAGACATTTGATGATAAGGACAGGACAGTAGAGGAAGAACTGCTGTCCTCCTGTCCTATTGGGGATCCCTTTGCAAGGGAGCGGTTTGAATATGAGCGGGAATATGATACGCTGTTTACCGGGTTTGGGTTTACTATGGAAGATAAGAAAAAAAGAATCTCCCAGTTCTCCGGCGGAGAGCAGACGAAGATTGCCCTTATCCGTTACCTGCTGTTAAAACCAGATATCCTGCTTCTGGACGAACCTACCAATCATCTGGATATTCAGGCTACGGAATGGCTGGAGCAGTATATGAAGCAGTATGAAAAAGCAGTGGTGATGGTATCCCATGACCGCTTTTTTCTGGATCAGACGGTATCTGTGGTATATGAATTGTCGGGAAAGAGGCTTACCCGGTACCCTGGAAACTATACCCATTACCGGGAAGAAAAGAGGAAAGCGGTCAGGATTCAGACAAAGGCTTATGAACGGCAGCAGGAAGAGATCAAACGCTTAAATGATCTGGTGGAACGGTTTAAGAATAAGCCACGGAAAGCTTCATTTGCCAGGGCAAAAAGAAAGGCGATGGAACGGATGGGTCAGGCAGTGAAACCGGTGGAAGATGATATCCACATGTTCACAGGGCCTTTGGAACCTGCCTTTTTAGGAAGCAAATGGGTCTTGGAAGCGGAACACTTGAAAATCGGTTATGATCATCCTCTCATGGAACTGACCATGAGAATCCGAAGGGGCCAGAAGATAGGAATCCTGGGCCCAAACGGGGCCGGAAAAAGTACCTTTTTAAAAACAGTGGCAGGTCTTATTCCTCCGGTCACCGGGGAGTATTCCCTGGGAAATCAGATTACCATCGGCTATTTTGACCAGCATTCTTCAGAGATAGACTCTGATAAATCCGTTGCCCAGCATTTCCATGATTTGTTCCCTGCCCTGACAGAAAAAGAGGTCAGGAGCATTTTGGGGGCATATCTGTTTGGAGGAAAAGAGGCCGGAAAACGGGTGGGCCTCCTGTCGGGCGGAGAAAAGGCAAGGCTTGTCCTGGCAGAGCTTCTGCAGAGCAGGCCGAATTTTCTGATCCTGGATGAACCGACCAACCACATGGATATCAGGGCGAAGGAAACCCTGGAATCTGCATTGCGGGCTTATACGGGCACCATTTTGTTTGTATCCCATGACCGCTATTTTATAAGCCGGGTGGCAGAATCAGTTCTCATCTTTGAGAAACAGTCCGCCTTCTACTATCCCTTCGGTTATGAGCATTATCTGGAAGGCCGCAGAAGGGCAGAGAAGGGGGAAGGTCTTGCGGCACAGATCAGGGCGGAGGAGCAGGCTCTGATCGCCGGAATGCGTGCAGTCCCCAAGGCAGAAAAACACAGGTTAAGAGAGATACCGGTGGAAGAAGCCTACCTGGACTGGAAGCTTGGCCTGGTTTTGGAACGTCTTTTGCCCGCAGAAGACAGGGTGATGGTATTGACGGCTGCCATGGAGGAGATGAAAGAAAGATGGCTGGGATCGGAAGAATTCTGGAAGGAAGAAACGTGGGATGAGTCCGGTCGCTACGAGGAACTGAAGGAAGAGCAGCAAAAAGCATGGGAGAACTGGAATGAGCTGTGCCTGGAATGGTTTGATACAGCTTATGAAGAAGGCATGTAA
- a CDS encoding methyl-accepting chemotaxis protein, translated as MKKFKDYSITRKLLTAFLSMAFIMLVIGITGVLGMSQINKLDTFLYKEQTVPMKDLIIATKNLYQLRADANAMASHAGNTMELESLEKSYTEAKNNFLSSSAEYRTSIKNSEALALIDEATQLFTDSFDPSIQKCLNVAKQGSKDTALHAFDDEKDNIQKMFDNFDKLVDVRMRVAKETSETNDSTAIILTFVLCAILLAGTAIAIYLGLRISRMISLPIGQIVKAADKIALGHVEVDLKDVNSKDETGQLAASFTTMLAGIRDQVLIAEKISNGDFTQEVPLRSEEDVLGLALRKIEKDLNRTLLLINTAADQVNSGAGQVSSAAQALASGSTEQAATVEELNAAIATVAKQASQNADNVRLASEYVEQNAAGVNESNIRMQSLNASMNKINATSEEISSITKVIEDIAFQTNILALNAAIEAARAGSAGKGFAVVADEVRNLATKSAEAAKETANLIVHSVEAVTEGRQMSVDAAKILQEVEEKSRFLEQAIREIESASSQQVVAIDQINQGLSQVSAVIQTNAATAEESSASSEELAAQSETLQQEVGKFKLNGEQTDFHKEYVPSFRSEPEFYTGTSALYDYSGKY; from the coding sequence ATGAAGAAATTCAAAGACTACAGCATCACCAGAAAATTACTTACAGCCTTTCTCAGCATGGCATTTATTATGCTTGTGATCGGCATCACAGGGGTTTTGGGCATGTCCCAAATCAACAAGCTGGACACCTTTTTGTACAAAGAGCAGACGGTTCCCATGAAGGACTTAATCATTGCCACCAAAAATCTGTATCAGCTTCGTGCAGATGCCAACGCAATGGCCAGCCATGCCGGTAATACCATGGAACTGGAATCTCTGGAGAAAAGCTATACGGAAGCAAAGAACAACTTTCTTAGTAGTTCCGCCGAGTACCGGACAAGTATCAAGAATTCAGAAGCTCTGGCTTTAATAGACGAGGCCACTCAATTATTTACGGATTCCTTTGATCCCTCTATCCAAAAATGCTTAAACGTAGCCAAACAGGGGTCTAAGGACACAGCATTACACGCTTTCGATGATGAAAAAGACAACATCCAAAAGATGTTTGATAATTTTGACAAGCTGGTGGATGTCCGGATGAGGGTGGCTAAAGAGACCAGTGAAACCAACGATTCTACCGCAATCATCCTGACGTTTGTCCTTTGCGCCATCCTTTTAGCAGGAACAGCCATTGCCATATACCTGGGTTTAAGAATTTCCCGCATGATCAGCCTGCCGATCGGGCAGATTGTAAAGGCTGCCGATAAAATCGCTCTAGGGCATGTGGAAGTTGACTTAAAGGATGTTAACTCCAAAGATGAGACCGGTCAGCTTGCCGCCTCTTTTACCACTATGCTGGCTGGCATCCGGGATCAGGTGCTCATTGCCGAAAAAATCAGCAACGGAGATTTTACACAGGAAGTTCCCCTTCGTTCTGAGGAAGACGTGCTCGGACTTGCCCTTCGAAAAATTGAGAAGGATCTCAACCGGACTCTGCTTCTTATAAACACAGCAGCCGATCAGGTAAACTCCGGCGCAGGACAGGTATCCTCCGCAGCACAGGCCTTGGCTTCCGGTTCTACGGAACAAGCCGCAACCGTGGAAGAGCTTAACGCTGCCATTGCCACAGTAGCAAAACAGGCCAGCCAGAATGCGGATAATGTCCGTTTGGCTTCCGAGTACGTAGAACAGAATGCAGCCGGAGTCAACGAAAGCAATATACGCATGCAAAGCCTGAATGCATCTATGAATAAGATCAACGCGACTTCCGAAGAAATCTCCAGCATCACGAAAGTGATTGAGGACATTGCCTTCCAGACAAACATTCTTGCATTAAATGCCGCTATTGAGGCCGCCCGTGCAGGCAGCGCCGGAAAGGGGTTTGCAGTGGTAGCGGATGAGGTTCGGAACCTTGCGACCAAATCTGCGGAAGCGGCAAAGGAAACGGCAAACCTCATCGTTCATTCTGTCGAAGCAGTTACCGAAGGCAGACAGATGTCAGTTGATGCTGCTAAAATCCTTCAGGAAGTTGAAGAAAAATCAAGGTTTTTGGAACAGGCGATCCGGGAAATCGAATCTGCTTCTTCCCAACAGGTAGTGGCAATCGACCAGATCAATCAGGGCTTGTCACAGGTATCTGCGGTCATACAGACAAATGCAGCAACCGCAGAAGAAAGCTCCGCTTCCAGTGAGGAGCTGGCAGCACAGTCCGAGACACTGCAGCAGGAAGTTGGGAAATTCAAATTAAACGGAGAACAAACGGATTTTCATAAGGAATACGTTCCTTCCTTTCGCTCAGAACCGGAATTTTATACAGGCACTTCAGCACTCTATGATTATTCCGGTAAGTATTGA
- a CDS encoding carbohydrate kinase family protein — MKYQKGNKKVIVAGHISLDITPVFHNSGDQKFSALLRPGKLLRVGKAQISTGGAVSNTGLGLHALGADVLLMAKVGNDDFGLILKEKIRQSGCESSIPAVEGESTSYTVVIAPKGFDRFFIHDPGCNDTFCCRDVDFGQVSEASHFHFGYPTLMRRFYENNGEELVSLFRKIKELSLTTSLDLTAVDPDSEAAGCNWEGILASVLPYVDFFVPSIEELGYMLDKKLYDKWQERAGGEDVTSILSLSEDVEILADRALSLGAKTVLLKCGAAGMYLKTAPEHFLEGWGAIACFQNSFVPDRILSATGAGDTSIAAFIKAMLDGLRPEECLELAAATGASCVTAYDAISGLLPFEALREKIENGWEQQNIIRP; from the coding sequence ATGAAATATCAGAAAGGGAATAAAAAGGTTATAGTGGCCGGACACATTTCCCTGGACATTACGCCGGTCTTTCATAACAGCGGTGATCAGAAGTTTTCTGCGCTTTTGCGTCCGGGAAAGCTTTTGCGTGTGGGTAAGGCACAGATATCCACAGGCGGGGCTGTTTCCAATACGGGTCTGGGCCTTCATGCCCTGGGAGCTGACGTTCTTTTGATGGCAAAGGTCGGTAATGATGACTTCGGCCTGATATTAAAGGAAAAGATCAGGCAAAGCGGATGTGAAAGCAGTATTCCGGCAGTGGAGGGGGAATCCACATCTTACACGGTGGTGATAGCTCCAAAGGGCTTTGACCGGTTTTTTATCCATGATCCCGGGTGCAATGATACGTTTTGCTGCAGGGACGTGGATTTTGGACAGGTGTCAGAGGCTTCCCATTTTCATTTTGGATATCCTACGCTGATGCGAAGATTTTATGAGAACAACGGGGAAGAGCTGGTCAGCCTTTTTCGGAAGATCAAAGAGCTTTCCCTTACCACATCCCTTGATTTAACGGCAGTTGATCCTGATTCTGAGGCGGCTGGCTGTAACTGGGAGGGGATCCTGGCATCTGTGCTTCCTTATGTGGATTTCTTTGTTCCAAGCATTGAAGAACTGGGATACATGCTTGACAAAAAGTTGTATGACAAATGGCAGGAAAGGGCAGGCGGAGAAGACGTCACATCCATACTTTCCTTAAGCGAGGATGTGGAGATTCTTGCGGACCGGGCGCTGAGTCTGGGAGCAAAAACCGTATTGTTAAAATGTGGGGCGGCCGGTATGTACTTAAAGACCGCACCGGAACATTTTTTGGAAGGCTGGGGCGCAATTGCCTGCTTCCAGAACAGCTTTGTCCCTGACCGGATCCTTTCAGCTACCGGGGCAGGGGATACGAGCATTGCTGCGTTTATAAAGGCTATGCTGGATGGATTAAGGCCTGAGGAATGTCTGGAGCTTGCGGCGGCAACAGGAGCTTCCTGCGTGACAGCTTATGATGCCATCAGCGGACTTCTGCCTTTTGAAGCTCTTAGGGAAAAGATTGAAAACGGGTGGGAACAACAGAACATCATACGCCCATAA
- a CDS encoding class II fructose-bisphosphate aldolase has protein sequence MLITMKAILELAEVKNIAIGAFNITSLEGIQAVLEASEELNQPVILQFAPVHEAIIPMKVIGPIMLMMAERASVPVAVHLDHGDDLSILKKALDMGFTSVMYDGSALTFEENAANTRIAVEMAGTYAASVEAEIGAMGRQEFSSIGEGEEGEAMEGCYTDPEQAERFVKTTGIDALACSFGTVHGLYITEPKLDFDRISQIKNRIGLPIVMHGGSGVSDQDFRKCINNGVRKINYYTYLAKAGGMHVKEKAMKSEGYVYYHDVTLWGIEAMKKDVLHTIRVFSNLE, from the coding sequence ATGCTGATCACAATGAAGGCAATTTTAGAGCTGGCGGAAGTAAAAAACATAGCAATAGGGGCATTTAACATTACTTCCCTGGAAGGGATCCAGGCGGTGCTCGAGGCCTCGGAAGAATTAAACCAGCCGGTAATCCTGCAATTTGCCCCGGTACATGAGGCAATCATCCCCATGAAGGTCATAGGTCCTATTATGCTCATGATGGCAGAAAGGGCTTCGGTACCGGTAGCTGTGCATCTGGATCATGGCGATGATTTAAGCATACTGAAGAAGGCCTTGGATATGGGATTTACTTCAGTCATGTATGACGGTTCTGCCCTGACCTTTGAGGAGAATGCAGCCAACACAAGGATCGCAGTTGAGATGGCAGGGACATACGCTGCATCTGTGGAAGCGGAAATCGGGGCCATGGGAAGACAGGAATTCTCCAGTATAGGAGAGGGAGAAGAGGGCGAAGCCATGGAAGGCTGCTATACGGACCCGGAGCAGGCGGAGAGATTTGTAAAAACCACGGGAATCGATGCCCTTGCATGCTCCTTTGGAACGGTTCACGGACTTTACATTACGGAACCAAAGCTGGATTTTGACCGGATCAGTCAGATAAAAAACAGGATCGGACTTCCCATAGTTATGCATGGAGGCTCTGGTGTCAGTGACCAGGACTTCCGTAAGTGCATCAATAATGGCGTCCGTAAGATCAATTATTATACATACTTAGCGAAGGCTGGCGGAATGCATGTAAAAGAAAAGGCCATGAAGTCGGAAGGATATGTATATTATCATGATGTGACCTTATGGGGGATCGAAGCCATGAAAAAGGATGTGCTTCATACCATAAGAGTATTTTCCAATCTGGAATAA